The following are encoded together in the Longimicrobiaceae bacterium genome:
- a CDS encoding zinc-ribbon domain-containing protein produces MQRIVCRNCGAEIPAARASCPACGASREHTGSPAGWEPPATRRVAFLAGILLALLILAALAWRLADSRRSPLEAPAPILPIGGGDR; encoded by the coding sequence ATGCAGAGGATCGTCTGCCGGAACTGCGGCGCGGAGATCCCCGCCGCCCGAGCTTCGTGCCCAGCCTGCGGCGCGTCCCGCGAGCACACGGGGAGCCCCGCCGGATGGGAGCCCCCCGCTACGCGCCGCGTGGCGTTCCTTGCCGGGATCCTGCTGGCGCTGCTCATCCTGGCCGCGCTCGCGTGGAGGCTCGCCGACTCGCGGCGGAGCCCGCTGGAGGCGCCCGCCCCCATCCTCCCCATCGGAGGCGGGGACCGTTAG
- a CDS encoding DUF4249 family protein has translation MGRASLGLLGLLGLLLAGCELLRPPTDIDVPDQVQLHYVLRAGSDTVAVLIEEAGTRAGALGVRPVSGARVRIAGGGVEVELREAPTGFPACKTLPNFGFEQPTTPTAIQSGCYAAVLPGGVRVGETYTLRAELPGGGLVTGRNTVPRPPEVVRPAEGGRLRIRRPPHDSWGEIVPFAVTWRIEAPGEQVALRVLNGTAYRGGAAAPGVRCDLYVTDEGDRLRGDGVLSGIGGDSIVLRGAMPGCRSGSPSQAPVRPDSVDAAIHLVVLDTALARYGRLTSQQGIRAEHASIGITGANGVFGSTAAASRSIRFVFEAP, from the coding sequence ATGGGCCGCGCTTCACTCGGGCTGCTCGGGCTGCTCGGGCTGCTCCTCGCCGGCTGCGAGCTCCTGCGGCCCCCCACCGACATCGACGTGCCGGACCAGGTCCAGCTCCACTACGTGCTCAGGGCGGGCTCCGACACGGTCGCGGTGCTGATCGAGGAGGCCGGCACGCGCGCAGGAGCGCTCGGCGTCCGGCCGGTCTCCGGGGCGCGGGTGCGCATCGCGGGAGGCGGCGTGGAGGTGGAGCTGCGGGAGGCGCCTACGGGGTTCCCCGCCTGCAAGACGCTCCCGAACTTCGGGTTCGAGCAGCCCACCACTCCCACGGCCATCCAGTCCGGCTGCTACGCGGCCGTCCTCCCCGGCGGCGTGCGCGTGGGGGAGACCTACACGCTCCGCGCGGAGCTTCCGGGAGGCGGGCTCGTGACCGGGCGGAACACCGTCCCGCGCCCGCCGGAGGTGGTGCGCCCGGCCGAAGGGGGCCGGCTCCGGATCCGGCGCCCCCCGCACGATTCCTGGGGCGAGATCGTCCCCTTCGCCGTGACGTGGCGGATCGAGGCGCCAGGCGAGCAGGTGGCGCTGCGGGTCCTGAACGGCACGGCGTACCGGGGCGGCGCGGCCGCCCCCGGTGTCCGGTGCGACCTGTACGTGACGGATGAGGGCGATCGGCTCCGGGGGGATGGCGTGCTGAGTGGAATCGGCGGGGACTCCATCGTCCTCCGGGGAGCGATGCCCGGCTGCCGGTCCGGGTCGCCGTCGCAGGCGCCGGTGCGGCCCGACTCGGTCGACGCGGCCATCCACCTGGTCGTGCTGGACACCGCCCTGGCCCGGTACGGCCGCCTCACGAGCCAGCAGGGGATCCGGGCAGAGCACGCCTCCATCGGAATCACCGGGGCGAACGGCGTGTTCGGCAGCACGGCCGCGGCATCCCGGAGCATCCGGTTCGTCTTCGAAGCCCCCTGA